In Gossypium arboreum isolate Shixiya-1 chromosome 5, ASM2569848v2, whole genome shotgun sequence, a single genomic region encodes these proteins:
- the LOC108482905 gene encoding PHD finger protein EHD3-like, giving the protein MGVEEGTINSEGAEIGEEIKCFKIEPVNNGFGSEFANDSGDGSSGASESLRTYKRRRQLRSSSITEVQDGGRASIDQVTLPFTDHCASLNDSNYRLQRKWRNVVLENMHQFLSGDEGGIRRCIQDALVFHQENDCNVTVKDSDTCHEDKQNCSPQAGQIPNGNQHTAEELEGVISNGSYNELNPKTTTERCQRVFFDVIISEKFTSLCKLLLENFQGIKLDNLFHLSLINSRMKEGEYEQSPMLFTSDIQEVWRKLQGLGSEIISLAKSLSNITSASCSEQVGCSVGSAEKEKHEFCTRESETLAKPEQIEACGVFKVCTCRYCGEKADGKDCFVCDSCEEMYHVACIEPAVKMIPRKSWYCASCTSNGMGSPHENCVICNRLNAPRTLNSNVADENYDEHFETFTELEENSNCSVGNGLQLSLGSKTRHVCKICGGNFVKGEKLRSCEHPYCPNKYYHVRCLTMKQLKTYCSRWYCPSCLCRACLADKDDDKIVLCDGCDAAYHIYCMKPPRTSIPSGKWFCRKCDAGIQRIQRAKRAYESKLKMKGIGGKMAYGNLELSRNQGEKEESDRSRGGMDMLLSAASTLHFEEKLNATRKKS; this is encoded by the exons ATGGGTGTTGAAGAGGGGACAATCAACAGTGAAGGAGCAGAGATTGGGGAGGAGATTAAGTGCTTCAAGATTGAACCAGTGAATAATGGTTTTGGTTCTGAATTTGCAAATGATTCTGGTGATGGGAGTTCTGGGGCAAGTGAGAGTTTACGAACATATAAGAGGCGGAGACAGTTAAGGTCAAGTTCAATTACTGAAGTGCAAGATGGTGGGAGAGCTTCTATAGACCAG GTCACTCTTCCTTTTACAGATCATTGTGCTTCTTTAAATGATTCCAATTATCGTCTACAAAGGAAGTGGAGAAATGTTGTATTGGAGAACATGCATCAGTTTTTAAGTGGTGATGAAGGTGGTATACGACGTTGCATTCAAGATGCACTTGTATTTCATCAAGAAAATGATTGTAATGTGACAGTTAAG GATTCTGATACTTGTCATGAAGATAAACAGAACTGCTCTCCACAAGCCGGGCAGATTCCTAATGGAAATCAGCATACTGCTGAGGAGCTGGAGGGTGTTATATCTAATGGGTCTTATAACGAATTAAATCCTAAAACTACCACTGAGAGGTGTCAACGTGTTTTCTTTGATGTTATAATTTCAGAAAAGTTCACATCTTTGTGTAAGCTTCTGTTAGAGAATTTCCAAGGGATTAAGCTTGACAATCTTTTTCACTTAAGTCTAATAAACTCAAGGATGAAAGAGGGAGAGTATGAGCAATCACCTATGCTTTTCACATCAGATATTCAGGAG GTATGGAGAAAACTTCAAGGACTTGGATCCGAAATTATATCCCTTGCGAAGAGCCTTTCAAACATTACAAGTGCTTCCTGTAGTGAACAA GTTGGATGTTCTGTTGGCAGTGCTGAAAAGGAGAAACATGAG TTCTGTACTCGGGAATCAGAAACTCTTGCTAAACCGGAGCAAATTGAAGCTTGTGGTGTCTTTAAAGTTTGCACTTGCAGGTATTGTGGGGAGAAAGCAGATGGAAAGGATTGTTTTGTGTGTGATTCATGTGAGGAAATGTACCATGTTGCCTGTATTGAGCCTGCTGTGAAAATGATTCCTCGAAAAAGTTGGTATTGTGCCAGCTGCACCAGTAATGGAATGGGGTCTCCACATGAGAACTGTGTGATATGTAACAGACTGAATGCCCCACGGACTCTCAACAGCAATGTTGCTGATGAAAATTATGATGAACATTTTGAAACATTTACTGAATTGGAAGAAAATTCAAACTGTAGTGTTGGTAATGGGCTTCAGTTATCACTGGGGAGCAAAACCCGGCATGTTTGCAAAATTTGTGGAGGTAATTTTGTCAAAGGTGAGAAGTTAAGGAGTTGCGAGCATCCTTACTGCCCCAATAAATATTACCATGTTAGGTGCCTGACAATGAAGCAGTTAAAAACATATTGTTCTCGCTGGTACTGCCCTTCTTGTCTGTGTAGAGCTTGCCTTGCTGACAAAGATGATGATAAGATTGTTTTATGTGATGGCTGTGATGCTGCATACCACATTTATTGCATGAAACCACCAAGAACTTCAATCCCAAGCGGAAAATGGTTTTGTAGAAAATGTGATGCTGGGATCCAGCGAATACAGAGAGCTAAAAGAGCATATGAAAGTAAGCTGAAAATGAAGGGCATAGGAGGTAAAATGGCATATGGTAATCTGGAATTGAGCCGGAATCAGGGAGAGAAAGAGGAATCTGATAGAAGTAGAGGTGGAATGGACATGCTTCTATCTGCTGCCAGTACTCTACACTTTGAGGAGAAGTTGAATGCAACTCGCAAGAAGAGTTAG
- the LOC108480643 gene encoding uncharacterized protein LOC108480643 isoform X1, which produces MKLTWNKNKNNNKKRSREAIASYPNLPFDQQDPSHDDMQLQNQEHAHSQHQDKPSADALDSDFKQLAQSFQAQGNKLAEDGKYREALGKWETALNLMPENAVLLEQKAQVLLELGDAWSALKAATRATELEPSWAEAWITLGRSQLNFGEPDSAIESFGRALAIKPDSVEAQDDRKTASHLIKKRKQLHSSGLSTDKNRYMVGDSTESS; this is translated from the exons ATGAAGCTAACGTGGAACAAGAACAAGAACAACAACAAGAAGCGGTCCAGGGAAGCTATTGCAAGCTACCCTAATCTTCCCTTTGATCAACAAGATCCCTCGCATGATGATATGCAGTTGCAGAATCAAGAACACGCCCATTCTCAACATCAAGACAAACCCTCTGCTGATGCTTTGGATTCTGACTTTAAACAACTTGCCCAATCCTTCCAAGCCCAAGGCAACAAGCTTGCTGag GATGGGAAGTACCGGGAAGCACTTGGGAAGTGGGAGACAGCACTTAATTTGATGCCTGAAAATGCAGTTTTGCTTGAACAGAAGGCACAAGTTCTACTCGAACTAGGGGATGCATGGAGTGCATTGAAGGCAGCCACTC GAGCCACTGAATTGGAACCATCATGGGCTGAG GCATGGATTACTCTTGGTAGATCACAATTAAACTTCGGAGAGCCCGATAGTGCCATTGAGAGTTTTGGCAGGGCATTAGCTATCAAG CCTGATTCTGTGGAGGCACAAGACGACAGGAAAACTGCATCGCATCTTATAAAGAAAAGAAAGCAGCTTCATTCTTCAGGCCTGAGTACCGATAAAAACCGTTATATGGTAGGTGATAGTACCGAGTCTTCTTGA
- the LOC108480643 gene encoding uncharacterized protein LOC108480643 isoform X2, whose product MKLTWNKNKNNNKKRSREAIASYPNLPFDQQDPSHDDMQLQNQEHAHSQHQDKPSADALDSDFKQLAQSFQAQGNKLAEDGKYREALGKWETALNLMPENAVLLEQKAQVLLELGDAWSALKAATRATELEPSWAEPDSVEAQDDRKTASHLIKKRKQLHSSGLSTDKNRYMVGDSTESS is encoded by the exons ATGAAGCTAACGTGGAACAAGAACAAGAACAACAACAAGAAGCGGTCCAGGGAAGCTATTGCAAGCTACCCTAATCTTCCCTTTGATCAACAAGATCCCTCGCATGATGATATGCAGTTGCAGAATCAAGAACACGCCCATTCTCAACATCAAGACAAACCCTCTGCTGATGCTTTGGATTCTGACTTTAAACAACTTGCCCAATCCTTCCAAGCCCAAGGCAACAAGCTTGCTGag GATGGGAAGTACCGGGAAGCACTTGGGAAGTGGGAGACAGCACTTAATTTGATGCCTGAAAATGCAGTTTTGCTTGAACAGAAGGCACAAGTTCTACTCGAACTAGGGGATGCATGGAGTGCATTGAAGGCAGCCACTC GAGCCACTGAATTGGAACCATCATGGGCTGAG CCTGATTCTGTGGAGGCACAAGACGACAGGAAAACTGCATCGCATCTTATAAAGAAAAGAAAGCAGCTTCATTCTTCAGGCCTGAGTACCGATAAAAACCGTTATATGGTAGGTGATAGTACCGAGTCTTCTTGA